From Micromonospora echinospora, one genomic window encodes:
- a CDS encoding 3-hydroxyacyl-CoA dehydrogenase family protein, giving the protein MAGRLAVVGAGLMGSGIAQVAAQAGWQVTLRDLDDAATTRGVAGIRKSLEKFAEKGRIEASDVEATLGRITPTTDLEAVADADIVVEAVFERLEIKHEVFRALDKICKADAVLATNTSAIPVTQIAAVTERPESVVGTHFFSPVPMMRLCELVRGYKTSDETLATARAFAEEVGKTVVVVNRDIAGFVTTRLIAALVVEAVKLVESGVVSAEDLDTACRLGFGHAMGPLATTDLTGVDVLMHAAKNIYTDTADEKFFPPELLQRMVTAGDLGRKSGKGFYTY; this is encoded by the coding sequence ATGGCGGGTCGACTCGCGGTCGTCGGGGCCGGACTGATGGGTTCGGGCATCGCCCAGGTGGCGGCGCAGGCGGGCTGGCAGGTGACCCTGCGGGACCTGGACGACGCGGCCACCACGCGCGGCGTCGCCGGTATCCGCAAGTCGCTGGAGAAGTTCGCCGAGAAGGGCCGGATCGAGGCGTCGGACGTCGAGGCGACGCTCGGCCGGATCACCCCGACCACCGACCTGGAGGCCGTGGCCGACGCGGACATCGTCGTCGAGGCGGTCTTCGAGCGGCTGGAGATCAAGCACGAGGTCTTCCGGGCGCTGGACAAGATCTGCAAGGCGGACGCGGTGCTGGCCACCAACACCTCGGCCATCCCGGTGACCCAGATCGCCGCGGTCACCGAGCGGCCGGAGTCGGTGGTCGGGACGCACTTCTTCTCGCCGGTGCCGATGATGCGGCTCTGCGAGCTGGTCCGGGGCTACAAGACCAGCGACGAGACCCTGGCCACCGCGCGGGCGTTCGCCGAGGAGGTCGGCAAGACGGTGGTGGTGGTCAACCGGGACATCGCCGGTTTCGTCACCACCCGGCTGATCGCCGCCCTGGTGGTCGAGGCGGTCAAGCTGGTCGAGTCCGGCGTGGTGTCCGCCGAGGACCTGGACACGGCATGCCGGCTCGGCTTCGGGCACGCCATGGGGCCGCTGGCCACCACCGACCTGACCGGCGTGGACGTGCTGATGCACGCGGCGAAGAACATCTACACCGACACCGCCGACGAGAAGTTCTTCCCGCCGGAGTTGCTCCAGCGCATGGTCACCGCCGGCGACCTGGGCCGCAAGAGCGGCAAGGGCTTCTACACGTACTGA
- a CDS encoding ABC transporter permease has product MTTTTKPATPTADATRTRRTGALALGLRQGRLEITQFLRSRESVVFTMGFPIIMILIFASIFDDEIAPGVSYTQYFITGMIAAGLMTVSFQNLGIWIPIERDRGVLKRYRGTPMPKWVYFAGKVIMVVVIGIAETALLLAVSVALFDLDLPGTAGKWLTFAWVSVLGVTACTLCGIAISSLARTARSGSAVVTPVALVLQFISGVFFVFTNLPAWMQQVAALFPLKWMCQGLRSVFLPESFAAREPGGSFELDRVALVLVAWCVIGLLLCLGTFRWTTRRDG; this is encoded by the coding sequence ATGACCACCACGACGAAGCCGGCCACGCCCACCGCCGACGCGACCCGGACCCGGCGGACCGGGGCGCTCGCCCTCGGGCTGCGTCAGGGGCGGCTGGAGATCACGCAGTTCCTGCGCAGCCGGGAGTCGGTCGTGTTCACGATGGGCTTCCCGATCATCATGATCCTGATCTTCGCGTCGATCTTCGACGACGAGATCGCCCCCGGCGTCAGCTACACGCAGTACTTCATCACCGGCATGATCGCGGCCGGGCTGATGACGGTGAGCTTCCAGAACCTCGGCATCTGGATCCCGATCGAGCGGGACCGGGGCGTGCTCAAGCGGTACCGGGGCACCCCGATGCCGAAGTGGGTCTACTTCGCCGGCAAGGTGATCATGGTGGTGGTGATCGGCATCGCCGAGACCGCGCTGCTGCTCGCCGTCTCGGTGGCGCTGTTCGACCTGGACCTGCCGGGCACCGCCGGCAAGTGGCTCACCTTCGCCTGGGTCTCGGTGCTCGGGGTGACCGCCTGCACCCTGTGCGGCATCGCCATCTCGTCGTTGGCCCGCACCGCCCGCAGCGGCTCCGCCGTGGTGACCCCGGTGGCCCTGGTGCTCCAGTTCATCTCCGGGGTCTTCTTCGTCTTCACCAACCTGCCGGCCTGGATGCAGCAGGTGGCGGCGCTCTTCCCGCTCAAGTGGATGTGTCAGGGGCTGCGCTCGGTCTTCCTGCCGGAGAGCTTCGCCGCCCGCGAGCCGGGCGGCTCCTTCGAGCTGGACCGGGTCGCCCTGGTGCTCGTCGCGTGGTGCGTGATCGGCCTGCTGCTCTGCCTCGGCACCTTCCGCTGGACCACCCGCCGCGACGGCTGA
- a CDS encoding ABC transporter ATP-binding protein: MDDELAISVRGLRKAYGGNVAVAGVDLAVRRGEVFALLGPNGAGKTTTVEILEGYRQRDAGEVHVLGVDPAHPTPDWRSRIGMVLQGTGEFDELTVAEVVGHFAAFYPDADDPVKVIERVGLTGKAKARTHTLSGGQKRRLDVALGIVGRPELLFLDEPTTGFDPEARREFWELIRDLNAAGTTILLTTHYLDEAEALADRVGVIAAGRVVEVAPPSRLGNRQEAVATVSWRTPDGVVESAESATPTALVAELATRYGGEVPGLTVTRPTLEDVYLRMIGH; this comes from the coding sequence ATGGATGACGAGCTGGCGATCTCGGTACGGGGGCTGCGCAAGGCGTACGGCGGCAACGTCGCGGTGGCCGGCGTGGACCTGGCCGTCCGGCGCGGTGAGGTGTTCGCGTTGCTCGGTCCGAACGGCGCGGGCAAGACCACCACCGTGGAGATCCTGGAGGGCTACCGGCAGCGGGACGCGGGCGAGGTGCACGTCCTCGGGGTCGACCCGGCGCACCCGACCCCGGACTGGCGGTCCCGGATCGGCATGGTGCTCCAGGGCACCGGGGAGTTCGACGAGCTGACCGTCGCCGAGGTGGTCGGGCACTTCGCCGCGTTCTACCCGGATGCCGACGACCCGGTGAAGGTCATCGAGCGGGTCGGGCTGACCGGCAAGGCGAAGGCCCGCACGCACACGCTCTCCGGCGGACAGAAGCGTCGACTCGACGTGGCGCTCGGCATCGTGGGTCGACCCGAGCTGCTCTTCCTCGACGAACCGACCACCGGTTTCGACCCGGAGGCCCGGCGCGAGTTCTGGGAGCTGATCCGCGATCTGAACGCCGCCGGCACCACCATCCTGCTGACCACGCACTACCTGGACGAGGCGGAGGCGCTCGCCGACCGGGTCGGGGTGATCGCCGCAGGCCGGGTGGTCGAGGTCGCTCCCCCGAGCCGGCTGGGCAACCGGCAGGAGGCCGTGGCGACGGTCTCCTGGCGTACCCCGGACGGCGTGGTGGAGAGCGCGGAGAGCGCCACGCCGACGGCGCTGGTGGCCGAGTTGGCCACGCGGTACGGCGGCGAGGTGCCCGGTCTCACCGTGACCCGGCCGACCCTGGAAGACGTCTACCTGCGGATGATCGGACATTGA
- a CDS encoding DUF1540 domain-containing protein yields MTSAVQMPPVEECTVTRCSYNENGCRAFAITVGSSAHARCHTFVEMPVRGGIEMLVAQVGACQRADCRHNSELECHAPGIRVGEESADCLTYAPA; encoded by the coding sequence ATGACCAGCGCCGTCCAGATGCCCCCCGTCGAGGAGTGCACCGTCACCCGGTGCTCGTACAACGAGAACGGCTGCCGGGCGTTCGCGATCACGGTGGGCAGCAGCGCCCACGCCCGCTGCCACACGTTCGTGGAGATGCCGGTACGCGGTGGCATCGAGATGCTGGTCGCCCAGGTGGGCGCGTGCCAGCGGGCCGACTGTCGGCACAACTCCGAACTCGAGTGCCACGCCCCGGGCATCCGGGTCGGCGAGGAGAGCGCCGACTGCCTGACCTACGCCCCGGCCTGA
- a CDS encoding polysaccharide deacetylase family protein — translation MFLKKFHVFLLVAALVAGAGVAILAWDGGQRLTEAGAWVTRAPATPGPGGPDVSATPSTPDAPGRPGDSTGTPGRIPGATRPGTRPPVVDHGPRTGNKVALTFDADMTDAMLYQLRTGRVRSYANMRIIELLEREEVPATFFLTGKWVERYPEVTRRLAGNPRFELANHSYGHLAFTSDCYNLPRLPAAGMTSDVARTFEVVAAYGGRQTRYFRFPGLCHDGPALAALAPLGTTVVDGDVVSGDPFATAWRPIVRAVLSQVKPGSVIVLHVTEANAAMTDEALPHILAGLAERNLTPAPLSEVLGDGLPADPA, via the coding sequence GTGTTCCTGAAGAAGTTCCACGTCTTCCTGCTCGTCGCCGCTCTGGTCGCCGGGGCCGGTGTCGCCATCCTGGCCTGGGACGGTGGTCAGAGGCTCACCGAGGCGGGAGCCTGGGTCACCCGGGCACCGGCGACGCCCGGCCCGGGCGGCCCGGATGTCTCCGCCACGCCATCGACCCCGGACGCCCCGGGTCGACCGGGCGACTCGACCGGAACCCCGGGACGGATCCCCGGTGCGACGCGGCCCGGGACCCGCCCGCCGGTCGTCGACCACGGACCCCGCACGGGCAACAAGGTCGCACTCACCTTCGACGCGGACATGACGGACGCGATGCTGTACCAGTTGCGGACCGGACGGGTGCGGTCGTACGCGAACATGCGGATCATCGAGCTGCTGGAGCGGGAGGAGGTGCCGGCCACCTTCTTCCTCACCGGCAAGTGGGTGGAGCGGTATCCCGAGGTGACCCGGCGGCTGGCCGGAAACCCGCGCTTCGAGCTGGCCAACCACAGCTACGGGCACCTGGCCTTCACGTCGGACTGCTACAACCTGCCCCGGCTCCCCGCCGCAGGGATGACCTCGGACGTGGCGCGGACGTTCGAGGTCGTGGCGGCGTACGGCGGACGACAGACGCGGTACTTCCGCTTTCCCGGGCTCTGCCACGACGGCCCGGCGCTGGCCGCGCTCGCGCCGCTGGGTACGACCGTGGTCGACGGGGACGTGGTGAGCGGAGATCCGTTCGCCACCGCCTGGCGTCCGATCGTCCGGGCCGTGCTCAGCCAGGTGAAGCCGGGTTCGGTGATCGTCCTGCACGTCACCGAGGCCAACGCCGCCATGACCGACGAGGCGCTCCCGCACATCCTCGCCGGGCTGGCCGAACGCAATCTGACCCCGGCTCCGCTCTCCGAGGTGCTCGGGGACGGACTTCCCGCCGATCCCGCCTGA
- a CDS encoding DUF4126 domain-containing protein — MFEILTGSGLAASAGLNAYIPLLTMGLLARYTDVITLPAGWQWLGDGWVIAILVVLLAVEVVADKVPVVDHVNDVVQTVVRPTAGGLAFGAGSSSETVTVSDPGQFFSSSDWVPVVVGVLIALGVHLLKSAARPIVNASTAGVGAPVASTAEDATSVVMSLVAILLPVLVLVLLVGLVVFVFWFLRRRADRRRRRRVPL; from the coding sequence GTGTTCGAAATCCTCACCGGATCCGGGTTGGCCGCCTCGGCCGGCCTGAACGCCTACATCCCCCTGCTCACCATGGGGCTGCTGGCCCGCTACACCGACGTCATCACCCTGCCGGCGGGTTGGCAGTGGCTCGGCGACGGATGGGTCATCGCGATCCTGGTCGTGCTGCTCGCCGTGGAGGTGGTCGCGGACAAGGTGCCGGTGGTCGACCACGTCAACGACGTCGTCCAGACGGTGGTCCGTCCGACCGCCGGTGGGCTCGCCTTCGGGGCCGGCTCCAGTTCGGAGACGGTCACCGTCAGCGATCCCGGCCAGTTCTTCTCGTCCAGCGACTGGGTGCCGGTGGTGGTGGGCGTGCTGATCGCCCTCGGGGTGCACCTGCTGAAGTCGGCGGCTCGGCCGATCGTCAACGCCAGCACGGCCGGCGTCGGCGCTCCGGTCGCCAGCACCGCCGAGGACGCCACCAGCGTGGTGATGTCCCTGGTGGCGATCCTCCTACCGGTACTGGTGCTGGTCCTCCTGGTCGGGCTGGTCGTCTTCGTCTTCTGGTTCCTGCGTCGGCGCGCCGACCGTCGCCGAAGACGTCGGGTCCCGCTCTGA
- the nucS gene encoding endonuclease NucS, translated as MRLVIAKCSVDYVGRLSAHLPPATRLLMVKADGSVSIHADDRAYKPLNWMSPPCRLQEAPGVWRVVNKAGEELRITLEEIFQDTSYELGVDPGLRKDGVEAHLQELLAANPETLGEGYTLVRREYMTAIGPVDLLCRDADQGTVAVEVKRRGEIDGVEQLTRYLELLNRDPLLAPVAGVFAAQEIKPQARVLATDRGIRCVVVDYDKLRGIERDELTLF; from the coding sequence GTGCGTCTGGTGATTGCGAAGTGCTCGGTGGACTACGTCGGACGGCTCTCGGCCCATCTGCCGCCGGCCACCCGGCTGCTGATGGTGAAGGCGGACGGGTCGGTCTCCATCCACGCCGACGACCGGGCGTACAAGCCCCTGAACTGGATGAGCCCGCCCTGCCGGCTGCAGGAGGCCCCCGGGGTGTGGCGGGTGGTCAACAAGGCCGGTGAGGAACTACGGATCACCCTGGAGGAGATCTTCCAGGACACCTCGTACGAGCTGGGTGTCGACCCGGGGCTGCGCAAGGACGGGGTGGAGGCGCACCTCCAGGAGCTGCTCGCCGCCAACCCGGAGACCCTGGGGGAGGGGTACACCCTGGTCCGCCGCGAGTACATGACCGCGATCGGTCCGGTCGACCTGCTCTGCCGGGACGCCGACCAGGGCACCGTGGCGGTCGAGGTCAAGCGACGCGGTGAGATCGACGGGGTCGAGCAGCTCACCCGGTACCTGGAACTGCTCAACCGGGACCCGCTCCTCGCTCCGGTGGCCGGTGTCTTCGCCGCCCAGGAGATCAAGCCCCAGGCACGGGTGCTCGCCACCGACCGGGGCATCCGCTGCGTGGTCGTCGACTACGACAAGCTGCGCGGCATCGAGCGCGACGAGCTGACCCTCTTCTGA
- a CDS encoding aldehyde dehydrogenase family protein, whose translation MTVANAPGTPLLDDGRLVSTSPATGVEVGRLPLATTEDVRRAVERGRAAGARWAGLGFTGRRARLLRWRTLLAQRVEQLAELVHAEGGKPVADAVVEAVTAIEHVDWAARNAARVLGPRRVRSRLILAEFSGHLEYQPYGVVGVIGPWNYPVFTPVGSIAYALAAGNAVVFKPSEYTPLVGQWLVDTFAEAVGEQSVLTAVHGFGDVGAALCRSGVDKLAFTGSAATAKKVMAACAESLTPVLVEAGGKDAMIVDGDADLDAAAEACVWGAFMNAGQTCIGIERVYAVEPVFDAFVAKVVERAGRLTVGADGADIGPITMPAQLDVIRRHIDDALARGGRAVLGGADAVQPPFVHPTVLVDVPEDSAAVREETFGPTLTINRVPDVDEAVARANAVPYGLGGAVFGRRRAVAVARRLRSGMASVNSVLSFAGMSTLPFGGVGESGFGRIHGEDGLREFGRPKSVTRRRGPSLLPAMTFERTPRDVARMVKAAKMMYGR comes from the coding sequence ATGACGGTTGCGAACGCACCGGGGACGCCGCTCCTCGACGACGGCCGACTCGTCTCGACCAGCCCCGCGACCGGTGTCGAAGTGGGTCGCCTCCCACTGGCCACCACAGAGGACGTCCGCCGCGCCGTGGAGCGGGGCCGCGCCGCGGGCGCCCGGTGGGCGGGGCTCGGTTTCACCGGCCGTCGCGCCCGGCTGTTGCGCTGGCGGACGCTGCTGGCCCAGCGCGTCGAGCAGCTCGCCGAGCTGGTGCACGCCGAGGGCGGCAAGCCGGTCGCCGACGCTGTCGTCGAGGCGGTCACCGCCATCGAGCACGTCGACTGGGCCGCCCGCAACGCCGCCCGGGTGCTCGGGCCGCGCCGGGTCCGGTCCCGGCTGATCCTCGCCGAGTTCTCCGGCCACCTGGAATACCAGCCGTACGGCGTGGTCGGCGTCATCGGCCCGTGGAACTACCCGGTCTTCACCCCGGTCGGCTCCATCGCGTACGCCCTGGCGGCCGGGAACGCCGTGGTGTTCAAGCCCAGCGAGTACACCCCCCTGGTCGGGCAGTGGCTGGTCGACACCTTCGCCGAGGCGGTCGGCGAACAGTCGGTCCTCACCGCCGTGCACGGGTTCGGCGACGTCGGCGCGGCGCTCTGCCGTTCCGGGGTGGACAAGCTGGCCTTCACCGGCTCCGCCGCCACCGCGAAGAAGGTGATGGCGGCCTGCGCCGAGTCGCTGACCCCGGTGCTGGTGGAGGCGGGCGGCAAGGACGCGATGATCGTGGACGGTGACGCCGACCTGGACGCGGCGGCCGAGGCCTGCGTCTGGGGCGCGTTCATGAACGCGGGTCAGACCTGCATCGGCATCGAGCGGGTGTACGCGGTCGAGCCGGTCTTCGACGCCTTCGTGGCGAAGGTGGTGGAGCGCGCCGGCCGGCTGACCGTCGGCGCGGACGGCGCGGACATCGGCCCGATCACCATGCCCGCCCAGCTCGACGTCATCCGCCGGCACATCGACGACGCGCTCGCCCGGGGCGGCCGGGCCGTGCTCGGTGGCGCGGACGCCGTCCAGCCGCCCTTCGTCCACCCGACCGTGCTGGTGGACGTGCCGGAGGACTCGGCCGCCGTGCGGGAGGAGACCTTCGGCCCGACCCTGACCATCAACCGGGTGCCCGACGTCGACGAGGCGGTGGCCCGCGCCAACGCCGTCCCGTACGGCCTGGGTGGCGCGGTCTTCGGCCGGCGGCGGGCGGTGGCCGTCGCGCGGCGACTGCGGTCCGGGATGGCCTCGGTGAACTCGGTGCTCTCCTTCGCCGGCATGTCCACCCTCCCCTTCGGTGGGGTGGGCGAGTCCGGCTTCGGCCGGATCCACGGCGAGGACGGCCTCCGCGAGTTCGGCCGACCGAAGTCGGTCACCCGGCGGCGCGGCCCGTCGCTGCTCCCCGCGATGACCTTCGAGCGGACCCCACGGGACGTCGCCCGCATGGTCAAGGCGGCAAAGATGATGTACGGCCGCTGA
- a CDS encoding FHA domain-containing protein, with translation MRGARFRLRPGPLVIGRAPTVDIVVDDPHLSRRHAVVRSEGDMVILNDLGSTNGTWLNDRRIFDVEPLTDGDVIRLGRTELRFFDPGVALTDPVGLSFGVMRRHQRATLPLPVANPPSLSAGGPPALRAAAEAVDGTR, from the coding sequence ATGCGGGGTGCCCGCTTCCGGCTCCGGCCGGGTCCACTGGTGATCGGCCGAGCGCCGACCGTGGACATCGTCGTCGACGACCCGCACCTGAGCCGGCGGCACGCCGTGGTGCGGAGCGAGGGCGACATGGTCATCCTGAACGACCTCGGGTCGACGAACGGCACCTGGCTCAACGACCGCCGGATCTTCGACGTGGAGCCGCTCACGGACGGCGACGTCATCCGGCTCGGCCGCACGGAACTGCGTTTCTTCGATCCGGGTGTGGCTCTGACCGACCCGGTGGGGCTGAGCTTCGGCGTGATGCGCCGGCACCAGCGCGCGACGCTGCCGCTGCCGGTCGCCAATCCGCCGTCCCTGTCGGCCGGTGGCCCACCGGCCCTGCGCGCCGCAGCCGAGGCGGTCGACGGGACCCGGTGA
- a CDS encoding 3-hydroxyacyl-CoA dehydrogenase family protein — translation MAREFTSVGVVGLGTMGAGIVEVFARNGIDVVAVEIAEDALERGRRTLTGSTDRAVARGKLAPADRDALLGRVNFAVGLAALDSVDLVIEAVPERLDLKQRLFAELDRICRPEAVLATNTSSLSVTDIAVATGRPQQVVGVHFFNPAPVMKLVEVVRTVVTAPEVVADVEALCVRLGKVGVTIGDRAGFIANHLLFGYLNQAVGMVEARYATREDIDAAMKLGGGLPMGPLTLLDLIGLDTAYEILDTMYRRGGRDRRHAPAPLLRQMVTAGLLGRKSGRGFYTYERPGSPVVVPDERTPVVAETALLDGARAVDTVGVVGGGTTAGGIVEALARAGYRVVSVARGEEDARVRETVTTSLAEDVLRGRLDEAGRDAALGRITWSAALDHLADVDLVVEAVAEDPGTKKALFADLDEICKPGVVLATTTATLPVIDLAMATQRPADVVGVHVFDPVPATSLVEIVRTIRTSPDAVATARAVAARLDKTAVVCGDRAGFIVNALLFPYLNDAVKMLEAGYSTTDDIDHAMTLGCAYPTGPFALLDRVGLDVALAVERTLYRELRDPGFAPAPLLEHLVTAGYLGRGSGRGFRDHTSH, via the coding sequence GTGGCGCGCGAGTTCACCAGCGTGGGCGTTGTCGGACTGGGCACCATGGGTGCCGGGATCGTCGAGGTGTTCGCCCGCAACGGCATCGACGTCGTGGCGGTGGAGATCGCCGAGGACGCGCTGGAGCGCGGTCGCCGGACGCTGACCGGTTCGACCGATCGGGCCGTGGCCCGGGGGAAGCTCGCCCCGGCCGACCGGGACGCCCTGCTGGGGCGGGTGAACTTCGCCGTCGGGCTGGCCGCCCTGGACTCGGTGGACCTGGTGATCGAGGCCGTTCCCGAGCGTCTCGACCTGAAGCAGCGGCTCTTCGCCGAGCTGGACCGGATCTGCCGGCCCGAGGCCGTCCTCGCCACCAACACCTCGTCGCTGAGCGTCACCGACATCGCGGTCGCCACCGGGCGTCCCCAGCAGGTCGTCGGCGTTCACTTCTTCAACCCGGCGCCGGTCATGAAGCTGGTCGAGGTGGTCCGGACGGTGGTCACCGCCCCCGAGGTGGTGGCCGATGTCGAAGCGCTCTGCGTCCGCCTGGGCAAGGTCGGCGTCACCATCGGCGACCGGGCCGGCTTCATCGCCAACCACCTGCTCTTCGGCTACCTCAACCAGGCCGTCGGGATGGTCGAGGCGCGCTACGCCACCCGCGAGGACATCGACGCCGCGATGAAGCTCGGCGGTGGACTGCCGATGGGGCCGCTGACGCTGCTGGACCTGATCGGCCTGGACACCGCGTACGAGATCCTGGACACGATGTACCGGCGGGGCGGGCGGGACCGCCGGCACGCGCCGGCGCCGCTGCTGCGGCAGATGGTGACGGCAGGACTGCTCGGCCGGAAGTCCGGCCGGGGCTTCTACACCTACGAGCGTCCGGGGTCGCCGGTGGTCGTACCGGACGAGCGGACGCCGGTGGTGGCGGAGACCGCGCTCCTCGACGGCGCGCGGGCGGTCGACACGGTCGGCGTGGTCGGCGGTGGGACGACGGCCGGCGGGATCGTCGAGGCCCTGGCGCGCGCCGGGTACCGGGTGGTGTCGGTGGCCCGGGGCGAGGAGGACGCCCGGGTCCGGGAGACGGTCACCACGTCGTTGGCCGAGGACGTGCTCCGGGGCCGGCTCGACGAGGCCGGGCGGGACGCCGCCCTCGGCCGGATCACCTGGTCGGCGGCGCTCGACCACCTCGCCGACGTCGACCTGGTGGTCGAGGCGGTGGCCGAGGACCCGGGCACGAAGAAGGCCCTCTTCGCCGACCTCGACGAGATCTGCAAGCCGGGCGTGGTGCTGGCCACCACCACCGCCACCCTGCCGGTGATCGACCTGGCGATGGCCACCCAGCGCCCCGCCGACGTGGTGGGGGTGCACGTCTTCGACCCGGTGCCGGCGACGTCGCTGGTGGAGATCGTCCGGACCATCCGCACCTCGCCGGACGCGGTGGCCACCGCCCGCGCCGTCGCCGCCCGGCTCGACAAGACCGCCGTGGTCTGCGGGGACCGCGCCGGCTTCATCGTCAACGCGCTGCTCTTCCCGTACCTCAACGACGCGGTGAAGATGCTGGAGGCGGGTTACTCCACCACCGACGACATCGACCACGCGATGACGCTCGGCTGCGCCTACCCGACGGGTCCGTTCGCGCTGCTCGACAGGGTCGGGCTGGACGTCGCCCTGGCCGTCGAGCGCACGCTCTACCGCGAACTGCGTGATCCCGGATTCGCGCCCGCGCCGCTGCTGGAACACCTGGTCACCGCCGGTTACCTGGGCCGCGGGAGCGGCCGGGGATTCCGCGACCACACGTCCCACTGA
- a CDS encoding alpha/beta hydrolase has translation MSTPIRASSILPGHREDIELHTADGLTLVGELARPLDREPVATLVCLHPLPTHGGMMDSHVLRKAAWRLPALADLAVLRFNTRGTTSVRGTSGGEFDNAVGERYDVAAAVEYAEFAELPNVWLLGWSFGTDLALKHGCDPTVTGAVLLSPPLRYSTPEDLAVWADSGKPLVALVPEFDDYLRPDEARQRFAAIPQAEVIGVPGAKHLWVGDAETVLDEVVRRVNPAVPVPLPTTWDGPMETGDVSAYADRTVASFADRPVPGPPANRADL, from the coding sequence GTGAGCACCCCGATCCGCGCCTCCTCGATCCTGCCCGGACACCGCGAGGACATCGAACTGCACACCGCGGACGGCCTGACCCTCGTCGGCGAGCTGGCCCGGCCGCTCGACCGCGAGCCGGTGGCCACCCTGGTCTGCCTGCATCCGCTCCCCACCCACGGCGGGATGATGGACAGCCACGTCCTCCGCAAGGCCGCCTGGCGGCTGCCGGCCCTGGCCGACCTGGCCGTGCTCCGCTTCAACACCCGGGGCACCACCAGCGTCCGCGGCACCAGCGGGGGCGAGTTCGACAACGCGGTCGGCGAGCGGTACGACGTCGCCGCCGCCGTCGAGTACGCCGAGTTCGCCGAGTTGCCGAACGTCTGGCTGCTCGGCTGGTCGTTCGGCACCGACCTGGCGCTGAAGCACGGCTGCGACCCGACGGTCACCGGGGCCGTCCTGCTCTCCCCGCCGTTGCGCTACTCCACCCCGGAGGACCTGGCGGTCTGGGCCGACAGCGGCAAGCCCCTGGTCGCGCTGGTGCCCGAGTTCGACGACTACCTCCGCCCCGACGAGGCCCGGCAGCGCTTCGCCGCGATCCCGCAGGCCGAAGTGATCGGAGTGCCGGGGGCGAAGCACCTCTGGGTCGGTGACGCCGAGACCGTCCTCGACGAGGTGGTCCGCCGGGTGAACCCGGCGGTGCCGGTGCCGCTGCCCACCACCTGGGACGGCCCGATGGAGACCGGGGACGTCAGCGCGTACGCCGACCGGACGGTGGCCTCGTTCGCCGACCGGCCGGTCCCCGGCCCGCCCGCGAACCGAGCCGACCTCTGA
- the bla gene encoding class A beta-lactamase has product MALTGRVRRAVAGVVVTGLLGLAACGSGEPSSPVPAPTGAVASTPTAAAPSAADRSFDALEARFAARLGVFAIDTGSGATVTHRADERFAYASTFKALIAAALLDATTPAQLDRVVRYTRADLLAHAPVTREHVGTGMSLRDLADAAVRYSDNTAANLILAELGGPAGLARHLRALGDRTTKPVRTEPALNEATPGDERDTSTPRALATDLRAYVLGDALDAGDRALLTDWLRRNTTGDALIRAGVPAGWTVGDKTGTAAYGTRNDIAVLWPPEGAPIVLAVLSSRAAEDAEHDDALIAEATRVTLDALGR; this is encoded by the coding sequence ATGGCTCTGACGGGACGTGTCCGACGGGCCGTGGCGGGTGTCGTCGTGACCGGGCTCCTCGGGTTGGCCGCCTGCGGCTCCGGGGAGCCCTCGTCTCCCGTTCCGGCACCGACCGGCGCTGTCGCGTCGACTCCGACGGCCGCCGCCCCCTCGGCAGCGGACCGGAGCTTCGACGCGCTGGAGGCGCGGTTCGCGGCCCGGCTCGGTGTCTTCGCGATCGACACGGGCTCCGGCGCCACGGTCACCCACCGCGCCGACGAGCGCTTCGCCTACGCCTCCACGTTCAAGGCGCTGATCGCCGCCGCCCTGCTGGACGCGACCACGCCCGCGCAGCTCGACCGGGTCGTCCGCTACACCCGGGCCGACCTGCTGGCGCACGCGCCGGTCACCCGGGAGCACGTCGGGACCGGGATGTCGCTGCGCGACCTCGCCGACGCGGCGGTCCGGTACAGCGACAACACCGCGGCCAACCTGATCCTGGCCGAACTCGGCGGCCCGGCCGGGCTCGCCCGGCACCTGCGGGCCCTCGGCGACCGGACCACGAAGCCGGTACGCACCGAGCCCGCCCTCAACGAGGCCACGCCGGGCGACGAGCGGGACACCAGCACGCCCCGGGCGCTCGCCACCGACCTGCGGGCGTACGTGCTGGGCGACGCGCTGGACGCCGGGGACCGCGCGTTGCTCACCGACTGGCTGCGCCGCAACACCACCGGCGACGCGTTGATCCGGGCCGGTGTGCCGGCCGGCTGGACGGTCGGCGACAAGACGGGCACGGCGGCCTACGGCACCCGCAACGACATCGCGGTGCTCTGGCCGCCCGAGGGCGCCCCGATCGTGCTGGCGGTGCTCTCCAGCCGGGCCGCCGAGGACGCGGAACACGACGACGCGCTGATCGCCGAGGCCACCCGGGTGACGCTCGACGCCCTGGGCCGCTGA